The proteins below come from a single Agromyces flavus genomic window:
- a CDS encoding sirohydrochlorin chelatase: MSDRPPALVGISHGTSSPEGRRAVRGLHDALAQALAQRHPDGTPSVRLGHVDVEQPDVPATLASLGAGEPAVVVPLLLSAGYHVYVDLTEAVADETTRPVVLAGALGPDDRLAALLLRRLEEAGLGADDRIVLAVAGSSDRRAVEDCRDQARRLAEASGRDVLVGFLSAAEPRLPDAVAAARADATSARVVVANYLLAPGYFDDLARAAGADVTAQPLLVPDAPAPRELVDIVLDRYAASAPLIS, encoded by the coding sequence ATGAGCGACCGGCCCCCCGCCCTCGTCGGCATCTCGCACGGCACATCCTCGCCCGAGGGCCGGCGCGCCGTGCGCGGGCTGCACGACGCCCTCGCCCAGGCGCTGGCGCAGCGGCATCCGGATGGCACGCCGAGCGTGCGGCTCGGCCACGTCGACGTCGAGCAGCCCGACGTCCCCGCGACCCTCGCCTCGCTCGGCGCGGGTGAGCCCGCGGTCGTCGTGCCCCTGCTGCTCTCGGCGGGGTACCACGTGTACGTCGATCTCACGGAGGCGGTCGCCGACGAGACGACCCGCCCCGTGGTGCTCGCGGGAGCGCTCGGCCCCGACGACCGGCTCGCCGCACTGCTGCTGCGGAGGCTCGAGGAGGCCGGCCTGGGAGCCGACGACCGGATCGTGCTCGCGGTCGCGGGCTCCAGCGACCGACGCGCGGTCGAGGACTGCCGCGACCAGGCGAGGCGACTCGCCGAGGCATCCGGTCGCGACGTCCTCGTGGGCTTCCTCTCGGCCGCCGAGCCGCGCCTGCCCGACGCGGTCGCGGCGGCGCGAGCGGATGCCACATCAGCGCGGGTCGTCGTCGCCAACTACCTGCTCGCGCCCGGCTACTTCGACGACCTCGCGCGTGCCGCCGGCGCCGACGTGACCGCCCAGCCGCTGCTCGTGCCGGATGCACCCGCCCCGCGGGAGCTCGTCGACATCGTGCTCGACCGCTACGCGGCGTCCGCCCCGCTCATCTCGTGA
- a CDS encoding vWA domain-containing protein, translating to MRDAPETVPARRDRRRIREEGRRRRQRALWIGAAVAVVALLAVGGAVTAAMLGSQGGTTAAPAETAQPEPIVFPSDEPAPTPGTEPCTTVRALSSFENAEMVSTLAEAYNAEPRNVDGSCVTVVATKDKSGIAAEEAAVGFTELPEDERPTLWIPDASSWLGIAREAGGSANVPEEGESIGSSDIVLAMPEELASAIGWDEEPPTWADVFATADDEEVWNDLDHPEWGEFKLGKTSPLVASSGEAAMLASYGAAAGSVAELSADDIADDEITDEVRQHELATSHYMATPEHFLWHARQAEDKGGSAADFLSAVIVDEKSVWDYNRGITSRDGVTRIESEPPAEQLVPIYPTDGFYVADNPAVVLTGAWVDEAEAAAAEDFLRFATTEEGQAIVRETGYRDLNRELDPGVASVGALAETPRGGLAFPEPTVVVAMHEAFPDVRKRANVLFLVDVSGSMGDRISTGATKLEAAKAAISQALDHFADGDHVGLAAFSEVDANPLAPGEVSAVDDIADTRDRFEAALAKLQPIEWTPLYEAVDTFAKQQGDDYDPDRINAIVLLSDGRNETEAPSTTSAQMIATLEDLHHTTPVLVFTLAYGADADVKTLQSISSATGAHYYDATDPTEIDEVLGDLVTSF from the coding sequence ATGCGCGACGCACCGGAGACCGTTCCCGCACGACGCGACCGCCGTCGGATCCGCGAGGAGGGCCGACGGCGGCGCCAGCGCGCGCTGTGGATCGGCGCCGCAGTGGCCGTCGTCGCGCTGCTGGCCGTCGGCGGCGCCGTCACCGCGGCCATGCTCGGCAGCCAGGGCGGCACCACTGCAGCCCCGGCCGAGACCGCCCAGCCCGAGCCGATCGTGTTCCCCTCCGACGAGCCCGCACCCACCCCTGGAACGGAGCCGTGCACGACCGTGCGGGCGCTGTCGTCGTTCGAGAACGCCGAGATGGTCTCGACGCTCGCCGAGGCCTACAACGCCGAGCCGCGGAACGTCGACGGCTCGTGCGTCACCGTCGTCGCCACGAAGGACAAGTCGGGCATCGCGGCCGAGGAGGCGGCGGTCGGCTTCACCGAGCTGCCCGAGGACGAGCGCCCGACGCTGTGGATCCCCGATGCGAGCTCGTGGCTCGGCATCGCCCGCGAGGCCGGCGGCTCGGCGAACGTGCCCGAGGAGGGCGAGAGCATCGGCTCCTCCGACATCGTGCTCGCGATGCCCGAGGAGCTCGCCTCGGCGATCGGGTGGGACGAGGAGCCGCCGACCTGGGCCGACGTGTTCGCGACCGCCGACGACGAGGAGGTCTGGAACGACCTCGACCACCCCGAGTGGGGCGAGTTCAAGCTCGGCAAGACCAGCCCGCTCGTCGCGAGCTCGGGCGAGGCCGCGATGCTCGCCTCCTACGGGGCGGCCGCGGGCTCAGTCGCCGAGCTCTCCGCCGACGACATCGCCGACGACGAGATCACCGACGAGGTCCGGCAGCACGAGCTCGCGACGAGCCACTACATGGCCACGCCCGAGCACTTCCTCTGGCACGCCCGTCAGGCAGAGGACAAGGGCGGATCGGCCGCGGACTTCCTCTCGGCCGTCATCGTCGACGAGAAGTCGGTCTGGGACTACAACCGCGGCATCACGAGCCGCGACGGCGTGACCCGGATCGAGAGCGAGCCGCCCGCCGAGCAGCTCGTGCCGATCTACCCGACCGACGGGTTCTACGTCGCCGACAATCCCGCGGTGGTGCTCACCGGTGCCTGGGTGGATGAGGCCGAGGCGGCCGCCGCGGAGGACTTCTTGCGGTTCGCGACCACCGAGGAGGGGCAGGCGATCGTGCGCGAGACGGGGTACCGCGACCTGAATCGCGAGCTCGACCCCGGCGTCGCGAGCGTCGGCGCACTCGCCGAGACGCCCCGAGGCGGCCTCGCGTTCCCCGAGCCGACCGTCGTCGTGGCCATGCACGAGGCGTTCCCCGACGTGCGCAAGCGAGCCAACGTGCTGTTCCTCGTCGACGTCTCGGGTTCGATGGGCGATCGGATCTCCACGGGCGCGACCAAGCTCGAGGCGGCGAAGGCCGCGATCTCGCAGGCGCTCGACCACTTCGCCGACGGCGACCACGTCGGCCTGGCCGCGTTCTCCGAGGTCGACGCGAACCCGCTCGCGCCCGGCGAGGTGAGCGCGGTCGACGACATCGCCGACACCCGCGACCGGTTCGAGGCGGCGCTGGCGAAGCTCCAGCCCATCGAGTGGACGCCGCTGTACGAGGCGGTCGACACGTTCGCGAAGCAGCAGGGCGACGACTACGACCCCGATCGCATCAACGCGATCGTGCTGCTGAGCGACGGCCGGAACGAGACCGAGGCGCCGAGCACGACCTCGGCGCAGATGATCGCGACCCTCGAGGACCTGCACCACACCACTCCGGTGCTCGTGTTCACGCTCGCGTACGGCGCCGACGCCGACGTGAAGACGCTGCAGTCCATCTCGAGTGCGACTGGCGCCCACTACTACGACGCGACCGACCCGACCGAGATCGACGAGGTGCTCGGCGATCTCGTCACCAGCTTCTGA
- a CDS encoding PDC sensor domain-containing protein — MTLVDTSTGIAQRIAATIDPVFAVIEEWRTRVEQALEADDDPRAASFDPLVADLVAGELERPGTLITGAGFVAAPGFLPDAPWHLAWWLSGASPFRVEQTGGGLRRLDAVSDPDAEAFRDYTTLEWWRVPARTGRRHLTGPYVDYLCTDDYTVTITTPVVVDGEMAGLVGADVYVARLEQALLPVLRAADRTCTIVNASGRIVASTDTHRATGALLRLDGLADALAPLREAEAEGRATDAAPLPGGADVVPCGDTSLALVVE; from the coding sequence ATGACGCTCGTGGACACGTCGACCGGGATCGCGCAGCGCATCGCCGCGACCATCGACCCGGTGTTCGCCGTGATCGAGGAATGGCGCACCCGCGTCGAGCAGGCGCTCGAGGCCGACGACGACCCGCGCGCCGCCTCATTCGATCCGCTCGTCGCCGACCTCGTCGCGGGCGAGCTCGAGCGGCCGGGCACGCTCATCACCGGAGCCGGATTCGTCGCGGCGCCGGGCTTCCTCCCCGACGCGCCCTGGCACCTCGCGTGGTGGCTGAGCGGTGCGTCGCCGTTCCGCGTCGAGCAGACCGGCGGGGGCCTGCGCCGCCTCGACGCCGTGAGCGATCCCGATGCCGAAGCGTTCCGCGATTACACCACGCTGGAGTGGTGGCGCGTGCCGGCGCGCACCGGCCGCCGGCACCTCACCGGCCCGTACGTGGACTACCTCTGCACCGACGACTACACCGTCACGATCACCACGCCCGTCGTCGTCGACGGCGAGATGGCCGGCCTGGTGGGCGCCGACGTCTACGTCGCTCGCCTCGAGCAGGCGCTGCTGCCGGTGCTCCGCGCCGCCGACCGCACGTGCACGATCGTGAACGCGTCGGGCCGCATCGTGGCGTCGACCGACACCCACCGCGCGACCGGTGCGTTGCTCCGGCTCGACGGGCTCGCCGACGCGCTCGCCCCGCTCCGCGAGGCCGAGGCCGAGGGTCGGGCGACGGATGCCGCGCCGCTGCCGGGCGGGGCCGACGTCGTCCCCTGCGGCGACACCTCGCTCGCTCTGGTCGTGGAGTAG
- a CDS encoding FadR/GntR family transcriptional regulator, protein MPQASARADAARAVIFSPLDGAGRAELVEQRLTDAIVSGVLHDGERLPSENDLARRLGVALVTAREALVALRHKGLVRTRRGRDGGSFVTYDRDTSTRLIDARLRAASRIELRDLSLHVAAIAGMAAEVAADRASDDDVQSLVDIDARADLTTPGGARRAVGSFQLEVAAVSQSPRLVHEELRLQAETGALLWLCLRQQEYRDRSREVRLEVIDAIRRADAASARAATVEHITSAVEWLVDEKARLEAASTTEGSRS, encoded by the coding sequence ATGCCGCAGGCCAGCGCTCGCGCCGATGCCGCCCGGGCCGTCATCTTCTCGCCGCTCGACGGCGCGGGTCGCGCTGAGCTCGTCGAGCAGCGCCTGACCGACGCGATCGTCTCCGGCGTGCTGCACGACGGCGAGCGCCTGCCCAGCGAGAACGACCTCGCGCGGAGGCTCGGCGTCGCCCTCGTCACCGCGCGCGAGGCGCTCGTCGCCCTCCGCCATAAGGGCCTCGTGCGCACGCGCCGAGGTCGCGACGGCGGCAGCTTCGTCACCTACGACCGCGACACGTCCACGCGCCTCATCGACGCGCGGCTGCGCGCGGCGAGCCGCATCGAGCTGCGCGACCTGTCGCTGCACGTGGCCGCGATCGCCGGGATGGCCGCCGAGGTGGCGGCCGATCGGGCCAGCGACGACGACGTGCAGAGCCTCGTCGACATCGACGCGCGCGCCGACCTCACCACCCCGGGCGGCGCCCGCCGTGCCGTCGGCAGCTTCCAGCTCGAGGTGGCGGCCGTGAGCCAGTCGCCCCGGCTCGTGCACGAGGAGCTGCGCCTCCAGGCCGAGACGGGCGCCCTGCTCTGGCTCTGCCTGCGGCAACAGGAGTACCGTGACCGCAGCAGAGAGGTACGCCTCGAGGTGATCGACGCGATCCGGCGAGCGGATGCCGCATCCGCACGCGCCGCGACGGTCGAGCACATCACGTCCGCCGTCGAGTGGCTCGTCGACGAGAAGGCCCGGCTCGAGGCGGCATCCACGACCGAAGGGAGCCGGTCATGA
- a CDS encoding ABC transporter ATP-binding protein produces MTDQQPAIRLTGLTKEFGAVTAVDHVDLEIAAGEFFSMLGPSGSGKTTVLRLIAGFEQPTSGTIELFGTDVTKRAPFDRDVNTVFQDYALFPHMSVLENVAYGLRVRGIGRKERLERARRALASVRLEQMGDRKPSQLSGGQRQRVALARATVVEPKVLLLDEPLGALDLKLREQMQVELKQIQRDLGITFIFVTHDQEEALTLSDRIAVFNAGKIEQLGTPNELYERPTSRFVADFVGTSNLFDDERSKTILGRDGHHSVRPEKMTVTRDGLAGAGVVNMPGTVVEAIYLGSGVRLVVDLDDGTRVSVLEQNDRGRVHDDERGDRVVVSWHDDDVVALGPGVLPGISG; encoded by the coding sequence ATGACCGACCAGCAGCCGGCCATCAGGCTGACCGGGCTCACGAAGGAGTTCGGCGCCGTCACCGCCGTCGACCACGTCGATCTCGAGATCGCCGCGGGCGAGTTCTTCTCGATGCTGGGTCCGTCGGGCTCCGGCAAGACCACCGTGCTTCGGCTCATCGCCGGCTTCGAGCAGCCCACGAGCGGCACGATCGAGCTGTTCGGCACGGATGTCACGAAGCGGGCACCCTTCGACCGCGACGTCAACACCGTCTTCCAGGACTACGCGCTGTTCCCGCACATGTCGGTCCTCGAGAACGTCGCCTACGGACTCCGCGTGCGCGGCATCGGGCGCAAGGAGCGACTCGAGCGGGCGCGACGGGCCCTCGCCTCGGTTCGCCTCGAGCAGATGGGCGACCGCAAGCCGTCGCAGCTGTCGGGCGGTCAGCGCCAGCGCGTCGCGCTCGCGCGCGCGACGGTCGTCGAGCCCAAGGTGCTGCTGCTCGACGAGCCGCTCGGCGCGCTCGACCTCAAGCTCCGCGAGCAGATGCAGGTCGAGCTCAAGCAGATCCAGCGCGACCTCGGCATCACGTTCATCTTCGTGACCCACGACCAGGAGGAGGCGCTGACGCTCTCCGATCGGATCGCCGTCTTCAACGCCGGCAAGATCGAGCAGCTCGGCACGCCGAACGAGCTCTACGAACGGCCCACGTCGCGCTTCGTAGCCGACTTCGTCGGCACCTCGAACCTCTTCGACGACGAACGTTCCAAGACCATCCTCGGTCGCGACGGGCACCACTCGGTGCGTCCCGAGAAGATGACCGTCACGCGCGACGGCCTCGCAGGCGCCGGCGTGGTGAACATGCCGGGCACCGTCGTCGAGGCCATCTACCTCGGCAGCGGCGTGCGCCTCGTCGTCGACCTCGACGACGGCACGCGCGTGAGCGTGCTCGAGCAGAACGACCGCGGTCGCGTCCACGACGACGAGCGCGGCGACCGGGTCGTCGTCTCCTGGCACGACGACGACGTCGTGGCTCTCGGGCCCGGCGTCCTTCCCGGCATCTCCGGCTGA
- a CDS encoding ABC transporter substrate-binding protein produces MMRMRTAARGATVGLAIASVALLTACGTSQAGSTGGEAAEELGEMEGQLSVLAWPGYAEDGSNDPEVDWVTPFEEDTGCEVTVKTFGTSDEAVNLMKTGEYDVVSASGDASLRLVAAGDVQPVNMELTPNYENIYDFLKDKAWNTVDGENYGMPHGYGANVLMYSTDVFPEAPTSWSVVFDGSDEYAGKVTAYDSPIYIADAAMYLMEHEPDLGIENPYALDEEQLAAAVDLLKQQRENIGEYWSDYLKEIQAFTTGDTVVGTSWQVIQNVLESEGVSTAVTLPEEGATGWSDTWMIASDTESPNCAYAWLDHIASPEINAEATAYFGEAPSSDEACEYREDCEAYHAGDAEYASQIWYWTTPIEECIDGRTDVKCTDYSAWTAAWQEIKG; encoded by the coding sequence ATGATGCGAATGCGCACCGCCGCCCGCGGCGCGACCGTGGGGCTCGCGATCGCCTCGGTCGCGCTGCTCACGGCCTGCGGCACGTCCCAAGCCGGCTCGACCGGCGGCGAGGCCGCCGAGGAGCTCGGCGAGATGGAGGGCCAGCTCTCGGTCCTCGCCTGGCCCGGCTACGCAGAGGACGGCTCGAACGACCCCGAGGTCGACTGGGTGACCCCGTTCGAGGAGGACACGGGCTGCGAGGTCACCGTGAAGACCTTCGGCACGTCCGACGAGGCCGTCAACCTCATGAAGACGGGCGAGTACGACGTCGTGTCCGCATCCGGCGATGCGTCCCTGCGCCTCGTGGCTGCCGGCGACGTGCAGCCCGTCAACATGGAGCTCACGCCGAACTACGAGAACATCTACGACTTCCTCAAGGACAAGGCGTGGAACACCGTGGACGGTGAGAACTACGGCATGCCGCACGGCTACGGAGCCAACGTCCTCATGTACAGCACCGACGTCTTCCCCGAGGCCCCGACCTCGTGGAGCGTCGTGTTCGACGGCTCCGACGAATACGCCGGCAAGGTGACCGCGTACGACTCGCCGATCTACATCGCCGACGCCGCGATGTACCTCATGGAGCACGAGCCCGACCTCGGGATCGAGAACCCCTACGCCCTTGACGAGGAGCAGCTCGCGGCCGCCGTCGACCTGCTCAAGCAGCAGCGCGAGAACATCGGCGAGTACTGGTCGGACTACCTGAAGGAGATCCAGGCCTTCACGACCGGCGACACCGTGGTCGGCACGAGCTGGCAGGTCATCCAGAACGTCCTCGAGTCCGAGGGCGTCTCGACCGCCGTCACGCTGCCGGAGGAGGGCGCGACCGGATGGTCGGACACGTGGATGATCGCCTCCGACACCGAGAGCCCGAACTGCGCCTACGCGTGGCTCGACCACATCGCGAGCCCCGAGATCAACGCCGAGGCGACCGCGTACTTCGGCGAGGCCCCCTCGAGCGACGAGGCCTGCGAGTACCGCGAGGACTGCGAGGCGTACCACGCGGGTGACGCCGAGTACGCGTCGCAGATCTGGTACTGGACCACGCCGATCGAGGAGTGCATCGACGGTCGCACCGACGTGAAGTGCACCGACTACTCGGCGTGGACTGCGGCATGGCAGGAGATCAAGGGCTGA
- a CDS encoding ABC transporter permease has protein sequence MTTNAPPRHPLPAPRDSVARKGSAFLATHPRARLAFLLTAPLFWLVIVYIVALVLLLVTAFWSVDSFTGEITTEFTLDNIIEVLTGSLYQTVTLRTVGVALLVTLIDVALALPIAFFMAKVASPRMQRVLVILVLTPLWASYLVKAYAWRSVLSQEGILEWLLAPFGGHTPGYGLPATVITLSYLWLPYVILPIYAGLERVPDSLLEASGDLGGKTWPTLRLVVLPLVFPAIIAGTIFSFALSLGDYITVNIVGGASQMLGNLVYTNVGAANNLPLASAIALIPIVIIFGYLFLVRRTGALDNL, from the coding sequence ATGACGACGAACGCCCCTCCGCGGCATCCGCTCCCGGCCCCTCGCGACTCGGTCGCGCGCAAGGGGTCGGCCTTCCTGGCCACGCACCCGCGCGCACGACTGGCGTTCCTGCTGACCGCGCCGCTGTTCTGGCTGGTCATCGTCTACATCGTGGCGCTGGTGCTGCTGCTCGTGACCGCCTTCTGGTCGGTCGACAGCTTCACCGGCGAGATCACCACCGAGTTCACGCTCGACAACATCATCGAGGTGCTCACCGGCTCGCTCTACCAGACGGTGACGCTGCGCACGGTGGGCGTCGCGCTCCTCGTCACGCTCATCGACGTCGCGCTCGCCCTGCCGATCGCGTTCTTCATGGCGAAGGTCGCGTCGCCACGCATGCAGCGCGTCCTCGTCATCCTGGTGCTGACCCCGCTGTGGGCGTCGTACCTCGTGAAGGCGTACGCGTGGCGTTCGGTGCTCTCGCAGGAGGGCATCCTCGAGTGGCTGCTCGCACCGTTCGGAGGCCACACGCCGGGCTACGGCCTGCCCGCGACGGTCATCACGCTGTCGTACCTGTGGCTGCCGTACGTGATCCTGCCGATCTACGCGGGGCTCGAGCGCGTGCCCGACTCGCTGCTCGAGGCGTCGGGCGACCTCGGCGGGAAGACGTGGCCCACGCTGCGCCTCGTGGTCCTGCCGCTGGTGTTCCCCGCGATCATCGCGGGCACCATCTTCAGCTTCGCGCTCTCGCTCGGCGACTACATCACGGTGAACATCGTCGGCGGCGCGAGCCAGATGCTCGGCAACCTCGTCTACACGAACGTCGGCGCGGCGAACAACCTGCCGCTGGCCTCCGCGATCGCCCTCATCCCGATCGTGATCATCTTCGGCTACCTCTTCCTCGTGCGTCGCACCGGCGCACTCGACAACCTCTAG
- a CDS encoding ABC transporter permease — MRLSKASRTILGVVTAIILVVVYVPLLVVLVNSFSTSTSLTWPPPGFTLEWWGRAFSSAGAVEAVSTSVQIAAIATVISLVLGTLISLALQRFSFFGSDAISLLVILPIALPGIITGIALNNFFRTIMGVPLSIWTVVIAHATFCIVTVFNNVIARLRRQGTNLEEASSDLGAGVWTTFRLVTFPQLRSALLAGGLLAFALSFDEIIVTTFTAGSGVTTLPIFILNNMFRPNQAPIVSVIAVVLVIVSIVPIYLAQRLSGEREQKAP; from the coding sequence ATGCGACTCTCGAAGGCCTCCCGCACGATCCTCGGCGTGGTCACGGCGATCATCCTCGTCGTCGTCTACGTGCCGCTGCTCGTCGTGCTCGTGAACTCGTTCTCGACATCGACGTCGCTGACGTGGCCGCCGCCCGGCTTCACGCTTGAGTGGTGGGGGCGCGCGTTCTCGAGCGCGGGCGCCGTCGAGGCCGTGTCGACGAGCGTGCAGATCGCCGCCATCGCCACGGTGATCTCGCTCGTGCTGGGCACGCTCATCTCCCTCGCGCTGCAGCGATTCTCGTTCTTCGGCAGCGACGCCATCAGCCTGCTCGTGATCCTGCCGATCGCGCTGCCCGGCATCATCACGGGTATCGCGCTCAACAACTTCTTCCGCACGATCATGGGCGTGCCGCTGTCGATCTGGACGGTCGTGATCGCGCACGCGACCTTCTGCATCGTGACGGTGTTCAACAACGTCATCGCGCGACTGCGCCGTCAGGGCACGAACCTCGAGGAGGCGTCGAGCGACCTCGGCGCCGGCGTCTGGACCACATTCCGCCTCGTGACGTTCCCGCAGTTGCGCTCGGCGCTCCTCGCGGGCGGCCTGCTCGCCTTCGCGCTGTCGTTCGACGAGATCATCGTGACGACGTTCACCGCGGGATCGGGCGTGACGACGCTGCCGATCTTCATCCTGAACAACATGTTCCGGCCGAACCAGGCTCCGATCGTGTCGGTGATCGCGGTCGTGCTGGTCATCGTGTCGATCGTGCCCATCTACCTGGCGCAGAGGCTGTCGGGCGAGCGCGAGCAGAAGGCGCCGTAG
- a CDS encoding nucleoside deaminase, with protein MDAALPSSFTASLPSWLVEELPRLGSTPLPDDDARVGLAIELADRNWRAGSGGPFAALVVDAASGELVSAGVNLVLSSGLSSTHAEVTALSLAQTRLGRWDLGAQGAELELIVNWAPCVMCYGATMWSGVRRLVIAGHGDECMELTGFDEGPMPEDWIGEFERRGIRVRSGVRRDEAIEVFRAFGASDAVVYNARGRSER; from the coding sequence ATGGATGCCGCGCTGCCGTCCTCGTTCACCGCGTCGCTGCCCTCGTGGCTGGTCGAGGAGCTTCCGCGGCTCGGGTCGACGCCGTTGCCCGACGACGATGCCCGGGTGGGGCTCGCGATCGAGCTGGCCGACCGGAACTGGCGGGCAGGCAGTGGCGGTCCGTTCGCGGCGCTCGTGGTCGACGCGGCATCCGGTGAACTCGTCTCGGCGGGCGTCAACCTGGTGCTCTCGAGCGGACTCAGCTCGACGCATGCAGAGGTGACGGCACTCAGCCTCGCCCAGACGCGCCTCGGTCGGTGGGACCTGGGCGCACAGGGCGCGGAGCTGGAGCTCATCGTCAACTGGGCGCCATGCGTCATGTGCTACGGGGCGACGATGTGGTCGGGCGTTCGGCGCCTCGTGATCGCCGGGCACGGCGACGAGTGCATGGAGCTCACCGGCTTCGACGAGGGACCGATGCCCGAGGACTGGATCGGGGAGTTCGAGCGCCGCGGCATCCGCGTGCGCTCTGGCGTTCGCCGCGATGAGGCGATCGAGGTGTTCCGGGCGTTCGGCGCGTCGGACGCCGTCGTGTACAACGCACGAGGCCGGTCCGAACGCTAG
- a CDS encoding MarR family winged helix-turn-helix transcriptional regulator: MNHHDHPDTAQPDDQPQRDASVSDERPDGPAPDSTTDGAGRPLGFWLTALDRLIDREFETAFADLEVTRRDWRVLNLLGGEVRDDRLRAKLEARPDRMLPLVERGWVAGEPGAWELTEAGRAAHADLAERVDGIRSRIRGAVSSDDYATTLASLEAMARALGWDESSPGIPRGRGRFGRRGPGRPWGARRARGFGGFGRFGTPPWAFDERDDHRGHGAAHEPHHHGHGHHRHPHGEREVHVHVHLDDHRGRRRDHHRGHGGPHDHGER; encoded by the coding sequence ATGAACCACCACGATCACCCCGACACGGCCCAGCCCGACGACCAGCCCCAGCGCGACGCTTCCGTCTCCGACGAGCGGCCCGACGGCCCTGCCCCCGACTCGACGACCGACGGCGCCGGCCGCCCGCTCGGCTTCTGGCTCACCGCCCTCGATCGGCTCATCGACCGCGAGTTCGAGACGGCCTTCGCCGACCTCGAGGTCACCCGCCGCGACTGGCGCGTGCTCAACCTCCTGGGGGGCGAGGTCCGAGACGACCGACTCCGCGCCAAGCTCGAGGCGCGACCCGACCGCATGCTCCCGCTCGTCGAGCGGGGCTGGGTCGCCGGCGAGCCCGGCGCCTGGGAGCTCACCGAGGCCGGGCGCGCGGCGCACGCCGACCTCGCCGAGCGAGTGGACGGCATCCGCTCGCGCATCCGCGGCGCCGTGTCATCCGACGACTACGCCACGACCCTCGCGAGCCTCGAGGCCATGGCGCGCGCGCTCGGCTGGGACGAGTCCAGCCCCGGCATCCCGCGCGGGCGCGGCCGGTTCGGTCGCCGCGGGCCGGGACGACCCTGGGGCGCACGCCGTGCCCGTGGGTTCGGCGGGTTCGGCCGCTTCGGCACGCCACCCTGGGCGTTCGACGAGCGTGACGACCACCGGGGCCACGGCGCGGCGCACGAGCCCCACCACCACGGGCACGGCCACCACCGTCACCCCCACGGCGAGCGCGAGGTGCACGTCCACGTCCACCTCGACGACCACCGGGGCCGCCGCCGCGATCATCACCGCGGACACGGTGGCCCGCACGACCACGGTGAGCGCTGA
- a CDS encoding MarR family winged helix-turn-helix transcriptional regulator: MASLRLLATLHAADRAMSVTELAAAIGVDQPRASRLVQAAANDGLVEREADPDDARRTRIRLTDSGRAAVHDATSHRRGAIEAALEGFTDEERAQFATLFARFARGLHGRRP; the protein is encoded by the coding sequence ATGGCGAGCCTGCGCCTCCTGGCCACGCTGCATGCCGCCGACCGCGCGATGTCGGTGACCGAGCTCGCGGCGGCGATCGGCGTCGACCAGCCTCGCGCGAGTCGCCTCGTCCAGGCCGCGGCGAACGACGGCCTGGTCGAGCGCGAGGCCGATCCCGATGACGCCCGGCGCACGCGGATCCGACTCACCGATTCCGGGCGCGCGGCCGTCCACGACGCCACGTCGCATCGACGGGGGGCCATCGAGGCGGCGCTCGAGGGGTTCACCGACGAGGAGCGCGCACAGTTCGCGACGCTCTTCGCGCGGTTCGCGCGCGGCCTGCACGGCCGGCGCCCGTGA